A window of the Halotia branconii CENA392 genome harbors these coding sequences:
- a CDS encoding calcium-binding protein translates to MSQMERDENREERIDMEVVVDAYDEEERAIGWYYYLAENMSFPFKAKWTTRKRPEGRDVEVVEMSVGDDCSHDMFVEVRYQEGTLDDIFSARLSEINPIDVDQETAQVIADWHYWVAMGYEF, encoded by the coding sequence ATGTCACAGATGGAACGAGACGAAAACCGAGAAGAACGCATTGACATGGAAGTCGTAGTCGATGCATACGACGAAGAAGAACGAGCAATTGGATGGTACTATTACCTTGCCGAAAACATGAGCTTCCCCTTCAAAGCAAAATGGACAACCCGCAAACGTCCTGAAGGAAGGGATGTTGAAGTTGTAGAAATGTCCGTAGGAGATGATTGTTCCCACGATATGTTCGTAGAAGTGCGATACCAAGAAGGAACCCTTGACGATATTTTTTCCGCACGTCTATCTGAAATTAATCCCATTGATGTTGACCAAGAAACTGCCCAAGTCATAGCTGACTGGCATTATTGGGTAGCAATGGGATACGAATTTTAA
- a CDS encoding cupin domain-containing protein, producing the protein MTKSNKTYWNPLILENREKWQAIKGLEKIAEELTLSIDEETGEYTRLTRFYPGADTTSFGAKSHPYPEEIFVVNGRLYDQAFDMWLESGHYASRPPGEIHGPFKSDIGCVVLEISFPHRT; encoded by the coding sequence ATGACAAAATCTAATAAAACTTACTGGAATCCATTGATTTTAGAAAACAGAGAAAAATGGCAAGCGATCAAAGGATTGGAAAAAATTGCCGAAGAACTGACCCTCAGCATAGATGAAGAAACTGGCGAATACACTCGTTTAACTCGATTTTACCCTGGTGCAGATACCACTTCTTTTGGTGCGAAAAGCCATCCTTATCCTGAAGAGATTTTTGTAGTTAATGGTCGTCTTTATGACCAAGCTTTTGATATGTGGTTAGAGAGCGGACATTATGCTAGTAGACCACCCGGTGAGATTCATGGGCCATTCAAGAGTGACATCGGGTGTGTTGTACTGGAAATATCTTTTCCTCATCGTACTTAG
- a CDS encoding DUF4351 domain-containing protein, whose translation MTEKRERADQDSPWKEILEAYFPQAMQFFFPQTSALINWELPHQFLDKEFQQIARDAEQGRRYADKLVKVWQHQGEEIWLLIHVEIQAKSEDIFAQRMFSYNLRIFDRFAKPAISLAILCDTDPTWRPNQYSYNYPDTRLNFEFGIVKLQDYQTRWTELEISDNPFATVVMAHLKTQQTTKKPQERKTWKFSLIRRLYEQGLQEKDIRNLYRFIDWVMILPKALEVEFWQEFTQFEQERTMSYITTGERIGYERGREEGKQEGEQSLVLRQLQKRVGDLPEDVRVHVQNLPINQLEELGEALLDFTAIEDLFNWLAANQLE comes from the coding sequence ATGACTGAAAAACGCGAAAGAGCAGACCAAGACAGCCCTTGGAAAGAAATTTTAGAAGCATACTTTCCTCAAGCAATGCAATTTTTCTTTCCACAAACATCTGCATTAATTAACTGGGAACTTCCCCACCAATTCCTTGATAAAGAATTTCAACAAATCGCCCGTGATGCAGAACAAGGAAGAAGATATGCAGATAAATTAGTTAAAGTTTGGCAACATCAAGGAGAAGAAATTTGGCTATTAATTCATGTAGAAATACAGGCAAAATCAGAAGACATTTTTGCACAGAGAATGTTTTCATACAACCTACGGATTTTTGACCGTTTTGCCAAACCAGCTATTAGTCTCGCTATTTTATGTGATACAGACCCGACATGGCGACCAAATCAATACAGTTATAATTACCCTGATACAAGGCTTAACTTTGAATTTGGAATAGTCAAGCTGCAAGATTACCAAACCCGTTGGACAGAATTAGAAATTAGTGATAATCCTTTTGCGACGGTGGTAATGGCACATTTAAAAACACAACAAACCACTAAAAAACCTCAAGAACGCAAAACCTGGAAATTCAGCTTAATTCGTCGATTGTATGAGCAAGGTTTGCAAGAAAAAGATATTCGTAACCTTTATCGTTTTATAGACTGGGTTATGATTTTACCAAAAGCATTAGAAGTCGAGTTTTGGCAAGAGTTCACACAATTTGAGCAGGAGCGTACTATGAGCTACATTACCACAGGGGAGCGCATTGGTTACGAGCGAGGAAGAGAGGAAGGTAAACAAGAAGGTGAGCAAAGTCTTGTGCTACGACAACTACAAAAACGGGTTGGGGATTTACCAGAAGATGTCCGGGTACATGTTCAAAATTTACCCATAAACCAATTGGAGGAACTTGGTGAAGCATTATTAGACTTTACAGCTATTGAAGACTTGTTTAACTGGTTAGCAGCCAATCAACTAGAGTAG
- the trxA gene encoding thioredoxin gives MTALYIQDETEFDMLLEGESLFVVDCTATWCGPCKLIAPLIDKLASEYSTRAKVFKLDLDANQPVAKRFGIRSIPAVMIFKQGELAETMVGVKPYEEFSSTLDKYLA, from the coding sequence ATGACTGCCCTTTATATTCAAGACGAAACCGAGTTCGATATGCTCCTTGAGGGCGAATCGCTATTTGTAGTAGATTGCACTGCTACTTGGTGCGGCCCGTGCAAACTTATTGCCCCCTTGATAGATAAACTGGCATCAGAGTACAGCACTCGTGCCAAAGTCTTCAAGCTAGACCTCGATGCCAACCAACCTGTTGCTAAACGATTTGGTATTCGTAGTATTCCCGCCGTCATGATCTTTAAGCAAGGCGAGTTAGCAGAAACGATGGTCGGTGTTAAACCTTACGAAGAATTTAGCAGCACTCTCGATAAATATTTGGCTTGA